Proteins found in one Enterococcus sp. 9D6_DIV0238 genomic segment:
- a CDS encoding FAD:protein FMN transferase: MKNKKVLMTILTGLFLIVLAGCGSKEETAKINKEPYSDQQSLLGTYVQVRIYDDGKKDVLDKAFARVKELGDKITVNEKGSEIDAINEQAGIKPVKVSDDVYPLIKRAYEYSEDSSGGFDMAIGPITQLWHIGFDDARKPSQEEIDQALKLVDYHKVKLNDEDQTVYLEEKGMQLDLGAIAKGYITDEVVKVLKDNGVTTAIVDLGGNVFVLGHSPRGKDMDWNVGIQDPNKARNTVVGTVQESNKTLVTSGIYERYLKVDGDTYHHLFDPKTGYPFDNDIAGVTVITKKSIDGDGLSTAVFSMGVKKGLEYAESLKDVDVIFVTKEDKVYVSKDIEKVFELGKDSGYTMGDRKDLK; this comes from the coding sequence ATGAAAAATAAAAAAGTACTAATGACTATATTAACTGGACTATTTCTAATTGTTTTAGCCGGTTGTGGATCAAAAGAAGAGACTGCTAAAATAAATAAAGAGCCATACTCAGATCAGCAATCGTTACTTGGTACGTATGTACAAGTCCGTATCTATGATGATGGTAAAAAAGATGTATTAGATAAAGCTTTTGCCAGAGTGAAAGAGTTGGGTGATAAAATCACAGTCAATGAAAAAGGTTCAGAAATCGATGCAATCAATGAACAAGCGGGGATAAAACCAGTAAAAGTATCCGATGACGTCTACCCTTTGATCAAACGTGCGTATGAATACAGTGAGGACTCTTCTGGCGGCTTTGACATGGCGATCGGACCAATCACTCAATTATGGCATATCGGCTTTGATGATGCGCGCAAACCATCTCAAGAGGAAATCGATCAGGCGTTGAAATTAGTGGACTATCACAAAGTAAAACTAAATGATGAGGATCAAACGGTTTATCTTGAAGAAAAAGGTATGCAGCTGGATCTTGGAGCTATTGCGAAAGGTTATATCACGGATGAAGTTGTTAAGGTGTTGAAAGACAATGGCGTCACTACTGCGATCGTCGATTTAGGTGGAAATGTATTTGTTCTTGGACACAGTCCTCGTGGAAAAGACATGGATTGGAACGTTGGAATTCAAGATCCGAATAAAGCAAGAAATACAGTCGTTGGAACTGTTCAAGAAAGTAATAAAACCCTCGTTACCTCTGGGATCTATGAACGCTATTTGAAAGTTGATGGCGACACCTATCACCATTTGTTCGACCCAAAAACAGGTTATCCTTTTGATAATGATATTGCTGGTGTGACTGTCATCACGAAGAAATCGATCGATGGAGATGGCTTATCAACAGCTGTCTTTTCAATGGGAGTCAAAAAAGGATTGGAATATGCCGAAAGTTTGAAAGACGTTGATGTGATATTTGTTACTAAAGAAGACAAGGTTTACGTAAGTAAGGATATTGAAAAAGTTTTTGAATTAGGAAAAGATTCGGGATATACGATGGGAGATCGTAAGGATCTGAAATAA